One Dermacentor andersoni chromosome 6, qqDerAnde1_hic_scaffold, whole genome shotgun sequence genomic window carries:
- the LOC126521360 gene encoding uncharacterized protein: protein MAPPYDGPSPEIPALEVSHAAFQHQLELKAGDAEQDNRHRRIMSTFTEQQVFFITACFTLCRLPRTIKSFGGDCNKAAMHFEPYAAAFKCKPGSKLNPLVKCPYFN, encoded by the exons ATGGCACCGCCTTATGACGGACCTTCCCCAGAGATCCCAGCACTCGAAGTGAGCCACGCGGCCTTCCAGCACCAGCTGGAGCTCAAAGCGGGGGACGCCGAGCAGGATAACCGTCACAGGCGCATCATGAGCACGTTCACTGAGCAACAGGTGTTCTTCATCACAGCCTGCTTCACGCTCTGCCGCCTGCCCAGGACAATCAA ATCCTTTGGTGGTGACTGCAACAAGGCGGCCATGCACTTTGAGCCCTACGCGGCTGCTTTCAAGTGCAAGCCGGGCTCCAAGCTGAATCCATTGGTCAAGTGCCCCTATTTCAACTGA
- the LOC126521560 gene encoding endothelin-converting enzyme 1-like, which yields MTSPSGAPADVKRASRPSAASVAVPKRRRTSGHTGDCVLRFLSNGACTVCVIGAVLVLLFILLRHTAHEYIQSTTAKVEEYCHTKDCEQHAQLILSMVNMNEDPCEDLNAFACSYWEPQADSYNYGAALDSQAIHDWFANFKKSLDEGSAHLMAGTKALDMFRACLRHRITAEEAERGKRMLREFMSKLRIPWPDEPSSDVDPLGVLIDLSFRWQLGMWFELQPLQRQPRSESPPQPDSPKDGATSKRPTENKSRYPLLMSVGRFVGYWSVHNSEIVQRRNYAKYWAIFYEAFGAGRPNKSDAYVQKVVMVGRDVLEEFLGVVNNEDKEPARFELGDIGNHTPNLPARRWIEQLNANAVPVVASAAHNAGNLHGYASSDTITVADTALLRAVNRLFGAHNSTMLLRHLSWSFIQAFGALADRRLLVAKYGDNRKTSVRRHVFCATELEDAYGPLVRSLYVFPRFTARMRFAIDDTFATVTKARQGFVLQNYRHDRVRHITTQEAAHKVSALAWADSATRLAAITKLHNARTALWPPDSFLTNEGLNVMYANFTTNLTVGKSLFIDYWINAQRQLRGLSDEPSLGDALSLPPNYVLPYFDYDYLQNRVLVSVAALHGALRRVQATPAVLYGGLGFSYARQLLRALDSGGLKIDAVGNIVPDTWASPRWMQVKRERQ from the exons atgacatcaccatctggtgctccagcgGATGTGAAG AGAGCCTCCAGGCCGTCGGCAGCCAGCGTGGCCGTGCCCAAGAGGCGCCGAACAAGCGGTCACACAGGCGACTGCGTCCTGAGGTTCCTCTCCAATGGCGCCTGCACCGTCTGCGTCATCGGGGCCGTGCTCGTGCTGCTCTTCATCCTGCTCAGGCACACCGCTCACGAGTACATCCAGAGTACCACCGCCAAAGTGGAAGAGTACTGTCACACGAAG GACTGCGAGCAGCACGCGCAGCTGATCCTGTCTATGGTGAACATGAACGAGGACCCGTGCGAGGACCTGAACGCGTTCGCTTGCTCGTACTGGGAGCCCCAGGCCGACAGCTACAACTACGGCGCCGCGCTGGACTCCCAGGCGATCCACGACTGGTTCGCCAACTTCAAGAAGTCACTGGACGAAGGCAGCGCCCACCTGATGGCAGGCACCAAGGCGCTCGATATGTTCAGGGCCTGTCTGCGGCATCGCATCACCGCCGAAGAGGCCGAGCGGGGCAAGCGTATGCTGCGCGAGTTCATGTCCAAACTGCGCATCCCGTGGCCGGACGAGCCGAGCTCCGACGTGGATCCGCTCGGCGTGCTCATCGACCTGTCCTTCAG GTGGCAGCTGGGAATGTGGTTTGAACTCCAGCCCTTGCAACGCCAGCCACGCTCAGAGTCACCACCGCAGCCCGACTCTCCTAAAGACGGTGCCACGTCGAAAAGGCCCACCGAAAACAAGAGCCGTTACCCGCTGCTCATGTCGGTGGGACGGTTCGTCGGTTACTGGTCGGTGCACAATAGCGAGATAGTGCAGAGGCGCAACTACGCCAAGTACTGGGCCATCTTCTACGAGGCGTTCGGCGCCGGCCGGCCCAACAAGAGCGACGCGTACGTCCAGAAAGTGGTCATGGTCGGACGCGACGTCCTCGAGGAGTTCCTGGGCGTCGTTAACAACGAGGACAAGGAACCCGCCCGATTCGAGCTGGGCGACATCGGTAACCACACGCCAAACCTACCGGCGCGCCGCTGGATCGAGCAGCTGAACGCCAATGCGGTGCCCGTCGTCGCTAGTGCTGCACACAACGCCGGGAATCTCCACGGTTACGCGTCGAGCGACACGATCACAGTCGCGGACACGGCACTTCTCAGGGCAGTGAACAGGCTGTTCGGGGCGCACAACAGCACGATGCTGCTGCGACACCTCTCCTGGTCCTTTATACAG GCATTCGGGGCCCTGGCCGACCGACGCCTGTTGGTGGCCAAGTACGGGGACAATAGGAAGACGTCTGTGCGCAGACACGTGTTCTGCGCCACCGAGCTCGAGGACGCGTACGGACCGCTGGTGCGCTCCCTGTACGTGTTCCCGCGCTTCACGGCACGCATGCGGTTCGCCATCGACGACACGTTCGCCACCGTCACCAAGGCACGGCAAGGCTTTGTTCTCCAAAACTACAGG CACGACCGCGTGCGACACATCACCACGCAGGAGGCCGCACACAAGGTGTCGGCGCTCGCGTGGGCCGACAGTGCCACGCGGCTGGCAGCCATAACGAAGCTACACAACGCGCGAACCGCGCTCTGGCCGCCGGACTCGTTCCTGACCAACGAGGGGCTCAACGTGATGTACGCCAACTTCACGACCAACCTGACGGTTGGCAAGTCTCTGTTCATCGACTACTGGATCAACGCCCAGAGGCAGCTGCGCGGGCTTTCCGACGAGCCCAGCCTGGGGGACGCGCTCAGCCTGCCGCCCAACTACGTGCTGCCGTACTTCGACTACGACTACCTGCAGAATCGCGTGCTCGTCTCGGTGGCCGCTCTGCACGGCGCTCTCAGAAGGGTACAGGCCACGCCAGCCGTGCTCTACGGCGGCCTTGGGTTCTCCTACGCCCGCCAGCTGCTGCGCGCCCTGGACAGCGGCGGACTCAAGATCGACGCCGTGGGCAACATCGTACCGGACACGTGGGCTTCGCCGCGTTGGATGCAAGTCAAGCGGGAAAGGCAATGA